One stretch of Chryseobacterium indologenes DNA includes these proteins:
- a CDS encoding M12 family metallopeptidase produces the protein MNKKINDLFSQKVLTKRTFLVGLVMAATLSSCNKNNDEIATETQANAINTANLKKGQLGGQEITYERKNGMNFFQGDIVLSDQQLTEGGTTHKGGATYSRWPNRTIYYTIASNMGSINVNKINTAVNEYNTKTNTRWVQRTNQSNYVEFIFGSSNGSDGWAHIGYQGGKQTVSLDQYISVGSVIHEMGHTVGLYHEHSRQDRDQYVSIQWGNIQDGQSYNFNKYTSGTDIGPFNINSVMMYWPTSYSKNGLPTIRRADGTNFTYNRTGFTTGDINTINAMYP, from the coding sequence ATGAACAAAAAAATCAATGACTTGTTTTCCCAGAAAGTATTGACAAAAAGAACTTTCCTGGTGGGCCTTGTGATGGCAGCAACATTATCTTCCTGCAATAAAAATAATGACGAAATCGCAACAGAAACTCAAGCCAATGCAATTAACACTGCCAATCTTAAAAAAGGCCAATTGGGAGGTCAGGAAATTACCTATGAAAGAAAAAATGGCATGAACTTTTTCCAAGGTGATATTGTCCTTTCTGACCAACAATTGACGGAAGGCGGTACCACTCATAAAGGAGGTGCAACTTATTCAAGATGGCCTAACCGTACCATTTATTATACGATTGCAAGTAATATGGGGTCTATTAATGTCAATAAAATCAATACTGCGGTTAATGAATACAATACCAAGACGAATACCCGCTGGGTTCAGCGTACCAATCAATCTAATTATGTAGAATTTATTTTTGGAAGTTCAAACGGATCAGACGGATGGGCACATATAGGATATCAAGGCGGAAAGCAGACCGTTTCTCTGGATCAGTATATTTCAGTGGGATCAGTCATTCATGAAATGGGTCATACCGTGGGACTTTACCACGAACATTCCCGCCAGGACAGGGATCAATACGTTAGCATCCAATGGGGTAATATTCAGGATGGACAGAGCTATAACTTCAATAAATATACTTCAGGAACAGATATCGGCCCTTTTAATATCAATTCTGTGATGATGTATTGGCCAACCTCCTATTCTAAAAACGGACTGCCTACCATTAGGAGAGCTGATGGTACCAACTTTACCTATAACAGAACAGGATTTACAACCGGCGATATCAATACCATCAATGCGATGTACCCATAA
- a CDS encoding gamma carbonic anhydrase family protein, with translation MALIKELLGKIPQIGENTFLAETATIIGDVTMGKDCSVWYNAVIRGDVHYIKMGDKVNVQDNAMLHCTYQKHPLNIGNNVSIGHNAIVHGCTIKDNVLIGMGAIVMDDCLVEENSIVGAGSVVTQGTHIKSGEVWGGVPAKKIKDINAQLLEGEVNRIADNYVKYSSWYKENVKNYEL, from the coding sequence ATGGCACTTATAAAAGAACTTTTAGGGAAAATACCACAGATTGGAGAGAATACATTTTTAGCTGAAACAGCTACCATTATCGGAGATGTTACCATGGGAAAAGACTGCAGTGTTTGGTATAATGCAGTGATAAGAGGTGATGTTCATTATATCAAAATGGGGGATAAGGTCAATGTTCAGGATAATGCCATGCTGCATTGTACGTATCAGAAGCACCCTCTGAATATCGGGAATAATGTTTCTATAGGACATAACGCTATTGTTCATGGATGTACCATCAAAGATAACGTTCTGATCGGAATGGGAGCGATTGTGATGGATGATTGTCTCGTTGAAGAAAATTCAATTGTAGGAGCAGGTTCTGTTGTGACCCAAGGCACACATATCAAATCAGGAGAAGTTTGGGGGGGAGTTCCAGCCAAAAAGATCAAGGACATCAATGCTCAGTTATTGGAAGGTGAAGTAAACAGAATCGCAGATAACTATGTGAAATATTCATCCTGGTATAAGGAAAATGTGAAAAATTACGAGTTGTAG
- a CDS encoding helix-turn-helix domain-containing protein, translating into MNNHFFDLIEYTNRSVFLTGKAGTGKTTFLNDFVRRTKKKHVVIAPTGIAAINAGGVTIHSMFGLPLRTFLPTTERIDTSLANNIADLMPHFKYRKDKLKLLREVEIIIIDEVSMLRADVLDMMDFSLRFIRRNNQRFGGVQMLFIGDLFQLPPVVRDEHILKMYYDSPFFFDSHAIKDIPIVTIELTKVYRQSDQEFLEILNAIRDGDVANIDFDHLNKRYNPDFDMGKESYVYLCSHNKMADEINQEKLKEIKIDAKTYEAKLIGDFKENQFPNDQFLELKIGSQIMFIRNDISGEKKYFNGKLGEIIGLDEDEIRVVLDESEKEITVKRETWEQKKYFLDTDKTIKEEVLGSFEQFPIKLAWAVTIHKSQGLTFDKVIIDAGKSFTAGQVYVALSRCRTLEGIVLKSKITPEVIFKDNRILSFHSNTVANDHVEAILNQEKYDYSIRKVLRTVDCMWFLNEVEEWNKLSTVTKNIDRAKATQLYLQLKHEATNLGKIFEKLERIIFQKVNNFIEQKEQWSEIESKSKGAVNFFFTETRNKIFDPLKEFYAEIKGAKGLKQYNEEVKSWLEDIEEYLNSLKDIHLLEIRLLDEKNDKEVSMKIAKVPSQVLTFQLFEQGKTIGEIALERGLVKETVIGHLAKFAEQGLLDISRVITSDKIKAFEEEFYKNPHETLTEWKNALPSHFEFNEIRILINHYNYKKEKNS; encoded by the coding sequence ATGAACAATCATTTTTTTGACTTAATAGAGTACACCAACAGAAGTGTTTTCCTAACCGGAAAAGCGGGGACCGGAAAAACAACGTTTCTTAATGATTTTGTAAGACGAACAAAGAAAAAGCATGTTGTGATTGCTCCTACAGGGATTGCAGCAATTAATGCGGGTGGAGTAACCATCCATTCTATGTTTGGATTACCCCTGAGAACTTTTCTGCCCACAACGGAAAGGATAGATACCAGTTTGGCTAATAATATTGCCGATCTGATGCCGCATTTTAAATACCGTAAAGATAAACTCAAGCTTTTAAGAGAAGTTGAGATCATCATTATTGATGAGGTTTCCATGTTGAGAGCGGATGTTCTGGATATGATGGATTTTTCTTTACGGTTTATCAGAAGAAATAACCAAAGGTTTGGTGGCGTACAGATGTTGTTCATAGGAGATTTATTCCAGCTGCCACCAGTAGTGAGGGATGAGCATATCCTTAAAATGTACTATGATTCTCCTTTCTTTTTCGATAGTCATGCCATTAAAGATATCCCAATTGTTACCATTGAACTTACCAAAGTTTACAGGCAATCTGACCAGGAATTCCTGGAAATATTGAATGCAATCCGTGATGGTGATGTTGCGAATATAGACTTTGACCATCTGAACAAAAGATACAATCCGGATTTTGACATGGGTAAAGAATCTTACGTTTATCTATGCTCCCACAACAAAATGGCGGATGAAATCAATCAGGAAAAGCTGAAGGAAATAAAAATAGATGCCAAAACCTACGAAGCTAAACTTATAGGGGATTTTAAAGAGAATCAGTTCCCTAATGATCAGTTTCTGGAATTGAAAATAGGCTCCCAAATTATGTTCATCAGAAATGATATTTCTGGGGAGAAAAAATATTTCAATGGAAAGCTTGGAGAGATCATCGGATTAGATGAAGATGAAATCCGTGTTGTTTTGGATGAAAGCGAAAAAGAGATTACCGTAAAAAGAGAAACCTGGGAACAGAAAAAATATTTCCTCGATACGGATAAAACGATCAAGGAGGAAGTGCTGGGAAGCTTTGAGCAGTTCCCAATCAAATTGGCCTGGGCAGTTACTATTCATAAAAGTCAAGGACTTACCTTTGATAAAGTTATTATTGATGCAGGAAAAAGTTTTACGGCAGGGCAAGTATATGTAGCTTTGTCACGTTGTAGAACGTTGGAAGGAATTGTTTTAAAATCAAAAATTACCCCAGAAGTTATTTTTAAAGACAACAGAATACTGAGTTTTCATAGTAATACGGTAGCCAATGATCATGTGGAAGCTATTCTGAATCAGGAAAAATACGATTACAGCATTAGAAAAGTACTTCGTACTGTTGACTGTATGTGGTTTTTAAATGAAGTGGAAGAGTGGAATAAACTTTCTACTGTTACTAAAAATATAGACCGCGCTAAAGCGACCCAGCTTTATCTTCAGCTGAAACATGAAGCCACTAACCTTGGAAAAATCTTTGAAAAGCTGGAACGTATTATCTTTCAAAAAGTGAATAATTTTATTGAACAGAAAGAGCAATGGTCTGAAATTGAAAGTAAATCAAAAGGTGCTGTAAATTTCTTCTTCACTGAAACCAGAAATAAAATTTTCGATCCATTGAAGGAGTTTTATGCTGAAATCAAAGGGGCAAAAGGATTAAAACAATACAATGAAGAAGTAAAAAGCTGGCTTGAGGATATTGAAGAATACTTAAACAGTTTAAAAGATATTCACCTTCTTGAAATAAGACTTTTGGACGAAAAAAATGACAAGGAAGTCAGCATGAAGATTGCTAAAGTTCCTTCACAGGTTCTGACGTTCCAACTTTTTGAACAGGGAAAAACTATTGGAGAAATAGCACTGGAAAGAGGGTTGGTAAAAGAAACGGTAATTGGACATCTTGCCAAGTTTGCAGAACAAGGGCTATTGGATATTTCAAGAGTCATTACTTCTGATAAAATTAAAGCATTTGAAGAAGAGTTTTATAAAAATCCACACGAGACCCTAACGGAATGGAAGAATGCTTTACCAAGTCATTTTGAATTTAACGAGATCAGAATTCTGATTAATCATTATAACTACAAAAAGGAAAAGAATTCATAA
- a CDS encoding NADPH-dependent FMN reductase, whose protein sequence is MIPSKKILIIIGSATKDSSNRKLIEQVLKKKSNIYFQMYDNLSVLPHFDTALTDVDTPEEIMKVREYIQDSAGVIISTPEYIFSIPSRLKNLLEWCVSTNVFLNKPVAFITASASGEKGHEELLLILKTLGAVVNDKHQLLIKAIKGKLEPDGSIENNTFAKVLELVTDFEKSVSSLK, encoded by the coding sequence ATGATCCCTTCAAAAAAGATCCTCATCATTATCGGAAGTGCTACAAAAGACTCCAGTAATCGGAAGCTGATAGAGCAGGTATTGAAAAAGAAATCTAACATCTATTTCCAGATGTATGATAATCTTTCTGTTCTTCCTCATTTTGATACAGCATTAACCGATGTTGATACTCCTGAGGAAATTATGAAGGTCAGAGAATACATTCAGGATTCAGCAGGAGTTATTATTTCTACTCCGGAATATATTTTCAGTATTCCGAGTAGATTAAAAAATCTGTTGGAATGGTGTGTTTCCACCAATGTATTTCTGAATAAACCTGTTGCTTTCATTACAGCTTCTGCCAGCGGAGAGAAAGGTCATGAAGAATTATTATTGATTTTAAAAACCCTTGGCGCTGTTGTTAATGATAAACATCAGCTTTTAATTAAGGCGATAAAGGGTAAATTGGAGCCTGATGGCTCAATTGAAAATAATACCTTTGCTAAAGTATTAGAATTGGTAACGGATTTTGAAAAATCTGTTTCATCATTAAAATAA
- a CDS encoding NifU family protein, giving the protein MRTVLIEPTENPKVMKFVADYNLIPGSLELDRNSDISEIPLAQELFNYPFVERIFITANFVAVAKQDTIEWEHVAESLKNVIEDELLANPRIYLQKKKEMYQIYSEMTPNPNVMKFVSSKLLMEGFVEVKSKEAAEEVPLAAAIFNEFDFAKEVFISDNFVAVTRDNSVEWHEVMITVRALIADYLQNGGEISKIEPQKHENPVEKIINRDYTEDEQKISDILNEYVAPAVENDGGKISLMEYDQSSKTAKMLLQGACSGCPSSTATLKNGIENILKQFVPDLVERVEAVNG; this is encoded by the coding sequence ATGCGTACCGTACTTATAGAACCAACCGAAAACCCAAAAGTGATGAAATTTGTTGCAGATTACAATTTGATTCCGGGGTCTTTAGAGTTGGACAGAAATTCAGATATTTCAGAAATTCCTTTAGCACAGGAACTTTTCAATTATCCATTTGTAGAAAGAATTTTCATTACAGCTAATTTTGTAGCAGTAGCAAAGCAGGATACTATCGAATGGGAACATGTAGCTGAAAGTCTGAAAAATGTGATTGAAGACGAATTATTGGCCAACCCAAGAATTTATCTTCAGAAGAAAAAAGAAATGTATCAGATTTATTCTGAAATGACACCTAACCCCAACGTAATGAAGTTTGTTTCCAGCAAACTGCTTATGGAAGGGTTTGTAGAAGTAAAATCAAAAGAAGCTGCAGAAGAAGTTCCTTTAGCAGCAGCGATCTTTAATGAGTTTGATTTTGCAAAAGAAGTTTTTATTTCTGATAACTTCGTAGCGGTTACCAGAGATAACTCTGTGGAATGGCATGAGGTAATGATCACAGTTCGTGCCCTTATTGCTGATTATCTTCAAAATGGTGGTGAGATTTCAAAAATTGAACCTCAGAAGCACGAAAATCCTGTAGAAAAGATTATCAACAGAGATTACACGGAAGATGAGCAGAAAATTTCTGATATTTTAAATGAATATGTAGCTCCGGCTGTAGAAAATGATGGGGGAAAAATTTCCTTAATGGAATATGACCAATCAAGCAAAACAGCTAAGATGCTTTTACAGGGAGCTTGTTCAGGATGTCCAAGTTCTACGGCTACTCTAAAGAACGGAATTGAAAACATTTTGAAACAATTCGTTCCTGATCTTGTAGAAAGAGTGGAAGCAGTAAACGGATAA